The following is a genomic window from Capnocytophaga stomatis.
GCCGATTTAGAGAAATTTTTCGGAAAACAAATTCATATTGAGATATTTGTAAAAGTAAACAAAGATTGGCGTTCCAACGCACGGCAATTGAGGCGATTTGGCTACAAAGAAAATTAGTGAATTTAAAGAACACAGGTTTGTCTTCTTTTTAGTTTTCAGCCTTCCGTTTGATTAGCTTTACTGTGAAAATAGCCTCTACGATTGTGAAAATAAAGTAAGGAATTATCACGAATAAGGTATCGGATATGGGTGTTTTTTCCGTGTTATTTATTAAAGGAAAAATAAAAATGATAATAGCTATCATACGAATTAAAGCTGTCCCAAGAAAAGCAAAAGCAGTGTATTTTCTTAAAAATAAGTAGATTGTGTAAATGATACTTATCACACATACAGATAGGCTAAAGTGAAATAGAGAAATCTTGTCAACTCCCAAAAAAGACGAAAATCCGTACTTGCTGACAATAGTTTCCAAAGGAAAATACGTCAGAACAGTCAAGGCAATTATAAGAAGAAAAAAACGAAAAAAAATACTCATAATTAAGATTTGTCAGACATATTCATCACTTGCCTGATTACGGAATATATAGCCACAAAAACTCCTAAAAGGGAGAGAACCACAGTAAATAGCGGGTACAGATTAGGGAATTTTCCGTCCAACCAATCGCCCAAAAAAACACAAATGGCTATGGTAATAGCCATTTGCAGTCCCGCTTGGGAGAATTTTATCCACTTATTTAGTTGCTTTGTCGGCAATTTGTAATTTTTCATTTGAAATCTGAGGTTTAGAGCCTTTCATAGTACACGAAACATTGAAGATAGCCCCAGGTTCAATAGATAGTTTGTCTGTAAAAACCTCTCCTTCAATTACTGAAGTTGATTTTAAACTCAGCACGCCATTTACACGTAATGTTCCTTCAATTTTACCTTCAACGTCTGCATTTTCGCAAATAACAACACCTTTAATAAGTCCTGTTCTTCCAACGACTAATTTTCCACTTGTTTGGAAATTTCCTTCAATCTCACCATCAATTCTAAAATCAGTTTTAGAAATTATATCTCCTTTAAATTTTGTTTCGGCAACGATTCTGTTGCTACTTCCTGATGATGTGTTTTCAGCCATAACTTTCTTATTTTCTTTAAACATAATTTTCTATTTTTAGAGAGATTAAAAATTATCCCCCAAAGTTAATCTTTTTTTAAATATAAAAAAAGAAATGAAAATCTTTTTTGAAGTTACTGAAGAAGGAGGCAGGAAAATTTATTCCATTGTTTGCTGATTAGTTTTTTGATAATATATTGATTTTTAGAGTATTGTTTTTTGAGAAAATAAAAACATTCCAATACAGTTTTTTTGTATTGGAATGCTAAGAAAATTTAAAAATTTATTTGTTATGAGAATATTTTTCAACCGTTAATCCACATTGTCGTGTAGGAACGAATTGTTTCTGCGTATCTGGTATTCACCTGAACTGTCCTTACTGATTGAAGTTCTTGACTGGTTACTTTCAGAATAGTTGCTTGACGAACCAAAAGTGTGATTGTAACTTTGCAATCTGTTCGAGCGTCTTGCCATAACGTCTGAAATTCTGCTATTTACAGGGTCAATTTCTTGAGGTTCATCTTCCAAAAACATACTCATTTGTCCTTGTTCGTCAATGTTTGTAGGCTTTGGAGTTTCAACTTCTTCTTTTCTGTAAAGGATGAATTCATTTCTGCTTTCCTCTGTTGTGGAACGAGAAGAAAACGGTTTAGCTTCGTTAAAAGTTTTTTCCAGTTCCATATAATCTTCCAGAGAATGACGAATTTCTCCTTTTTGATTTACAGTTGGAGTGATTTGTTTTGGTTCTTCGTAATCGTCATTAATATCACTGCTCAAATGAAAGAAAACGGGCGTGTCAGAATTTTTATTAATTTCTTTAACAGGTTCTTGTTTTATAACTCTTTGAGGTTGAACTCGTTCTTTTGCTGCAAATGAATTGTTGTTCAAGGTAGCTTTGGGTTTTTCAACAATTGTGAAAAGCTGCTCTGGAGAAAGTACTTCACAATCAACCCAAATGTTGAACAATTCAGCAAGAGAAGAAGCCTGAGGATTTGGTTTCTTTTCTTGAGAAGAAGGAGCAGTAGGTGTTGGATAAACAGGCTGCCACTCATTCGTGTTCACAATTGGGGTGTTACGTTCTGTTAAATCGTGTACAATGGGTTGAGTATCATCAAGCACGTGAATAACTTTCTTCGTCTCACCACTGACGATTTCGTGTTGCTGATTGGCATCGAACCCTGTGGCAATTACAGTAACTGACAAAGCATCACCTAACGACTCGTCTTCACCAATACCTGTGATTAAATCAGCCATATTTTCGCCAGCTTGCATCTGAACGTAATTACTGATTTCTTCAATTTCTTTAGTTGTTGCTTGTTTGCTTCCGTAAACGATTAACAACAAGGCGTTTTTGGCTCCGGTGATTTTGTTGTCATTTAACAGAGGAGAATTTAAAGCTCCTGAAATAGCCTCGAAAGCTCTGTTTTCTCCCTCGGCGATTGCAGACCCCATAATTGCAGTTCCTCCTTCTCCAAGTACAGTGCGGGCATCATTCAAGTCGATGTTTACGATATAGTGCTTACTGATTACCTCTGCCATTCCTTTGGCTCCTTTCAAGAGGATCTCGTCAGCTTTAGCGTAACTATCTCTGATACCCAAGTCTCCGTAGATTTCAGAGATTTTGTTATTATTGATAACAATCAATGAATCAACACATTCTCTTAATTTTTTGATTCCTGCTTGTGCTTGTTTACTTCTTTTTAGGCCTTCATAAGTAAAAGGAGATGTAACAATAGCCACTGTTAAAATTCCCATTTCTTTGGCTTGCTTGGCAATCACGGGAGCCGCTCCGGTCCCGGTTCCACCGCCCATTCCTGCTGTGATGAAAACCATTTGTGTGTTTCCTTCCAGAACTTTGCGGATTTCCTCCAAGCTTTCTTCAGCTGCTTTTTCGCCAATTTCAGGGTCCGCACCAGCACCTAATCCTTCCGTTAGTGTTACTCCTAATTGAATTTTATTGGTAACCGGACTATTTTCAAGAGCTTGAGCATCTGTATTACAGATAACATAATCCACTCCTTTTATTCCTTGAATATGCATATGGTTTACGGCATTACAGCCGCCACCACCAACGCCTATAACCTTGATAATATTGCTTTTACCTTTGGGTAAGTCAAATTTCAATCCTGTGTTGTTCATATCATTTGTACTCATAACTATTTGTTTTATTATTTATTCGTCGCTACTGTCTAAAAAATCTTTAATTCGTCTGCCTACTCCTTCCCAAAATCCTCTTGGCTTTCTTTTGACTTCTTCCTGATTTTCAGTGTTTTCTTCTTGAAAAGTGTCAAAATTTTCAGAGATGGGAGATTCTTGATATACAACTTCGGGCTGAGGAGGTGTAACTTCCTTTATTGCCTCCATTTTTTGTCGGATAATTTCTTCTGCTTCATAATCAATGGCACTCATTACCAGTCCTATAGATGTTGCATAGATTGGAGAAATTATCTTCGTGTCCGAATTGTTTGCCAAATGTTCGTTAGGGTAACCAATACGGGTATCCATTCCTGTGATGTATTCCACTAATTGCTGAATGTGTTTTAACTGGCTTCCACCGCCTGTAAGCACAATGCCTGCAATTAGTTTCTTTTTGTGCTCTTCGTGTCCGTAACTTTTTATTGTATTGAAAACCAAATTGATAATTTCACTTACACGAGCGTGAATTATTTTTGAAAGGTTTTTCAGAGTAATTTCTTTCGGTTCTTTGCCTTTAATTCCCGGAATTGAAACGATTTCATTATCGCGATTTTCCCCTGGCCAAGCCGAGCCAAATTCTACTTTTAGCATTTCGGCTTGTCTTCCTAAAATGCCGCACCCTTCTTTGATGTCTTCCGTAATGATGTTTCCTCCCATTGGGATTACTGCCGTATGCCGAATGATTCCATCTTTGAAAATTGCCACATCAGTAGTTCCGCCACCGATATCAACCAAGGCTACTCCCACATCTTTTTCCTCTTCGCTGAGAACGGCATTAGCAGAAGCTAAAGGTTCAAGCGTAAGATTTGTGAATGTCAGCCCAGATAACTGCACACATCGGGTAATGCTTTTGATAGAATTTAATTGCCCGATAACCAAGTGAAATGAAGCATCTAAGCGGGAACCAATCATTCCGATAGGCTCTCGGATATCGTCTTGGTCGTCCACTTTGTATTCTTGCGGTAATGCGTGAATTATTTTTTGACCAGGTGACAAACCAATGCGATACACTTGCTGTTTCAGTTGTTCAATATCTTCAATATCAATCAGTTTTTCCGCATCAGGACGGATGATATAATCGCTGTGTGAACGGCTCAAAATGTGTTGCCCCGCAATTCCTACAACCACTTCTTTGATTTCTAATCCTATTTTTTCCTCCGCATCACGGATTGCTTCAAGAATTGATTGTGTTGTTTTTGTAATATTGTGAACTACACCTTTGTTTATTCCTTCACTTTTGGCTTGTCCGTAGCCTAATATTTCAATTTTTCCATATTCATTCTTGACCCCGACCATCGCAACAATCTTCGTCGTTCCGATATCTAAGCCAACGTAATATTTTTTATATTTCATATCATTATGCTTCATATTTTTTTTCGTGTTAAGATGTTAAATTACAGACTGTAAATGAATTTATTTGTTAAATTCCAATCTTTTTCTGAAAATATTAACTACTTTTCAATAACATAAAAACTCCAAAAACGCAAAAATAAACAATTATTTTGTACAAACTACCTGATTTGAATATTTTAAATTAACAATTTTATAAACATTTAAGGTTTTGCTTTTTTCCATTTGTTTGTAAAATGCTTTTAGATTTGCCTTTTTCTGTTCCATTTCCTCCAAATCCCCCCAAATAACAACAAAACTTGCTACTCGCATATGGAATTCGTATTCGCCGTTGCGTTTTACCTTTATTTCAGTAATATTTTTCGTTAGAAATTCATCATTTTGTATGAATTTTATTAAATCATATGTGTTTTCCCAATATTTTTCATCAACATTTCCTGTAATAAGAGGAACTCTTGCCGAAAATGAGTCGGAAAGAGGCATTTTTTTGCCCTGTGAATCCATATAAAAGAACTTTCCATCCTCATAAAATCGTGCAATGGGCTGACGTTGTTTTACACTCACATTCAAAATCCCGTCAATTGTGCAAAAAACTTCCGATTTTTCAACCATTGCGTGATTGTCCAACAACTTTTCTATTTCATTGAGTTTCAGCACACCCAATTGGTTCGCATTGTGCGAGTTGTTAAGAACCATTCTGCGTACCGTTTCATCCGTGATGTACATATCCGAGCTTTGGTGATCAACACGCACTTCCTTGATAATCCGAGCGTTATTTCTGCTTGATGCAAAAATCTGTAATGAAACAGGCAACAGAATGATTGTTATTATTTTTAATATTTTTCGTAATTTGGGTTTCATTTATTACAACAAATCTATTTATGAGAAAGCTTTTTTAATTCTTTCAACTTCCGCCCCGATGTCACCTGCCCCAATGGTGAGCAATAACTTCGGTTGTTTTTCTTTCAGTAGCGGAATTAAACCTTCTTTCGATACCAAAACTTTTTGTTTGCTTCGGATTTTTTCCAATAATTTTTCCGAAGTGATTCCTTCAATAGGCAATTCCCTTGCAGGATAAATGTCTAACAGAATTACATCGTCGAATTTGGATAAACTTTCGGCAAATTCATCCATAAAATCGCGTGTTCGGGTGAATAAATGTGGCTGAAAAACAATGGTTTTCTCGATTTTCGGATACATTTCGTCCACCGCTTGAAAAAGTGCATTGATTTCCGATGGGTGATGTGCGTAATCGTCAATGAAAACGAAATCTTTTTCCTTAATGATGTACGAAAATCGGCGTTTTACTCCTTTGAACGTTGCCAAAGCCGACAGTAATTTTTCGGCGGGAAATCCTGCTCGTACGCCCATCGCTACCGCAGCCAAAGCGTTCGACAAGTTGTGCCTGCCCGGTTTTGGAAATTCATAATCTTTAAGAACGTTGTTAGCATAATGGAAATCAAAGTGATACATTCCGTTTTCGATGTGAATATTTTGAAAACTGAAATCGGAATTATCTTCCAATCCGTAGGTTTTTCCGTTTATTTTCAGTCCGTTACACACAATTCTGTTTTCGTCTTTTTCAATTTTTCCAGCAAAATCACGGAAACCTTTTTCAAATTCTTCCTTATTTCCGTAGATATCCAAGTGGTCGGCATCCATTGAGGTAATACACGCAATATCAGGTGATAACCTCAGGAAAGAACGGTCAAATTCATCAGCTTCCACAACTGTAAATTCACTTCCGTGAAGTACCAAATTACTGTTGAAATTTTCAGCAATTCCGCCTAAAAACGCACTTACCGAAGCCCCGCTTTCCACCAGAATATGAGCCAAAATGCTTGATGTAGTGGTTTTTCCGTGTGTTCCTGCCACCGCCAAACAGAAGCTGTTTTCGGTAATCATACCTAAAATTTCAGAACGTTTAAAAGCTTGATAACCATTGACTTGGAAAAATATCAGTTCAGCGTGCGTTTTCGGGACGGCGGGCGTGTACACCACCAACGTATCTTCTATGTTTCTGAAATCGGTCGGGATATTTGCCTCATTTTCTGTGAAATGGACTTTAATTCCTTCGCTTTCAAGAGTGTCGGTAATTTCTGTTGGCGTGCGGTCGTATCCGCAAACATTCTTCCCGATGGCTTTGAAATAACGAGCCAAAGCCGACATCCCGATTCCACCAATCCCGATGAAATATACGTTTTTTATGTTGTTGAAATTGATTTTCATAGTGCTTTTATTTAAGGTTTTAAAAATTAAAAGATTAGGGTAGTGATGCAAAAAGTATGATACCTTAAAAAAGAGGATGTTTCTGTCAGGCTGAGCGAAGTCGAAGCCTTATTATTACAGGCTTCGACTTCGCTCAGCCTGACAATCGAAACGATTATCACACTTTTTATAACACGACCAGAGATTAAATGATTAATTGTTGTTTTTTGTATTTCTTTTATCTCTTTCTCTTCAATTTTTTTCAATTTTTTCAATCTTTCAATCATTTAATCTTTGAATAATTTAAAATAATATCCACGATGTCCTTAGTTGCGTTGGGTTGAGCTAATTTTTTGATGTTTTCAGAGAGGTTTTTTTTCAGATTTTCATCAAGAATTAACTGCGAAAATGTTGTTTCAAATTGGCTATCTAACTCGCTTTCACGGATTAAAATGCAACCTTGTTTTTTTGCCACTGCCTGTGCGTTTTTGGTTTGATGGTCTTCCGCTACGTTGGGCGACGGAATGAAAATCACGGGTTTGCCCACGATGCAAAGCTCACTTACGGAACTTGCTCCCGCTCGGGAAATAATCACATCTGCCGAGGCATACGCAAAATCCATTCGGTCAATGAATTGCAGAACTTTAATGCTCTCGGAATTGTATTTTTTATATTCTTCAAAGTATAACTTTCCGCATTGCCAAAGCACCTGAACGTTAAGCTTTTCAAAAAGAGTTAAATTGCTTTCAATGAGTTGATTGATACGTCTTGCCCCGAGACTTCCTCCCAAAACCAAAAGCGTTTTTTTATCGGGATTGAGCGAGAAAAATAGCTGAGTTTCCTTTCTTTTTTCGGAAATGTCAAGCAAATCTGCCCGAACAGGATTTCCCGTTTTTACGATTTTCTCTCTCGGGAAGAATTTTTCCATATCGTCGTAAGCCACACATATTTTTGCTGCTTTTTGGCACACCCATTTGTTGGTTACACCCGCGTAGGAATTTTGTTCCTGAATTACCGTTGGGATGCCCAACCACTCGGCGGCTTTAAGCGTTGGAGCAGAGGCATATCCGCCTGTTCCGATAACTACATCAGGGCGAAACTTTTTGATGATTTTCCGAGCCTTCCATAAACTGCTGGCAAGTTTCAGCGGAAACATCAGATTGTCAAACGTTAGTTTGCGTTGCAAGCCCGAAATCCATAGTCCCTTAATGGGGAAGCCCGCCTGAGGAACTTTTTGCATTTCCATTCGGTTTTCGGCTCCCACAAACAGAATTTCGGCATCGGGTAAACGACGTTTTATTTCATTTGCAATGGCAATGGCAGGATAAATGTGTCCGCCTGTGCCTCCGCCTGATATGATGAATCTTTTCATAATGGTTTGAATATTTAAGGATTAAGTAAATATTTATTTTACTAATTTCTTTTCTTTTCGTTTTTGGATTTCTTCCATAATTTCCTCGGCAAGTTCTTCTTCCACTTCGGCTAAGTTTTTATCTTTTTCCATAGCTTGTTGTTTGCTATTGCGTTTGCTTGTACTTACCGACAGAATCAATCCCAATGCGAGGCACGTCATCCAAATGGATGTTCCACCGCTGCTAATAAGCGGGAGGTTTTGCCCCGTTACCGGAAATAATTCCACCGCAACTCCCATATTTATGAGAGCTTGCAAGATGATTGGGAAGCCAACTCCTAACACTAACAATTGCCCGAATATCGTTCTTGCATTTTGCGAGATGATTACAATCCGTAAAAGTAAAAGCACGTAAAGAGCCATTATCACTAATGCTCCGAACGAGCCGTATTCTTCCGTAACGATAGCGTAAATAAAGTCGGAAGAACTCT
Proteins encoded in this region:
- a CDS encoding AtpZ/AtpI family protein → MKNYKLPTKQLNKWIKFSQAGLQMAITIAICVFLGDWLDGKFPNLYPLFTVVLSLLGVFVAIYSVIRQVMNMSDKS
- a CDS encoding bactofilin family protein, producing the protein MFKENKKVMAENTSSGSSNRIVAETKFKGDIISKTDFRIDGEIEGNFQTSGKLVVGRTGLIKGVVICENADVEGKIEGTLRVNGVLSLKSTSVIEGEVFTDKLSIEPGAIFNVSCTMKGSKPQISNEKLQIADKATK
- the ftsZ gene encoding cell division protein FtsZ, with the protein product MSTNDMNNTGLKFDLPKGKSNIIKVIGVGGGGCNAVNHMHIQGIKGVDYVICNTDAQALENSPVTNKIQLGVTLTEGLGAGADPEIGEKAAEESLEEIRKVLEGNTQMVFITAGMGGGTGTGAAPVIAKQAKEMGILTVAIVTSPFTYEGLKRSKQAQAGIKKLRECVDSLIVINNNKISEIYGDLGIRDSYAKADEILLKGAKGMAEVISKHYIVNIDLNDARTVLGEGGTAIMGSAIAEGENRAFEAISGALNSPLLNDNKITGAKNALLLIVYGSKQATTKEIEEISNYVQMQAGENMADLITGIGEDESLGDALSVTVIATGFDANQQHEIVSGETKKVIHVLDDTQPIVHDLTERNTPIVNTNEWQPVYPTPTAPSSQEKKPNPQASSLAELFNIWVDCEVLSPEQLFTIVEKPKATLNNNSFAAKERVQPQRVIKQEPVKEINKNSDTPVFFHLSSDINDDYEEPKQITPTVNQKGEIRHSLEDYMELEKTFNEAKPFSSRSTTEESRNEFILYRKEEVETPKPTNIDEQGQMSMFLEDEPQEIDPVNSRISDVMARRSNRLQSYNHTFGSSSNYSESNQSRTSISKDSSGEYQIRRNNSFLHDNVD
- the ftsA gene encoding cell division protein FtsA, coding for MKYKKYYVGLDIGTTKIVAMVGVKNEYGKIEILGYGQAKSEGINKGVVHNITKTTQSILEAIRDAEEKIGLEIKEVVVGIAGQHILSRSHSDYIIRPDAEKLIDIEDIEQLKQQVYRIGLSPGQKIIHALPQEYKVDDQDDIREPIGMIGSRLDASFHLVIGQLNSIKSITRCVQLSGLTFTNLTLEPLASANAVLSEEEKDVGVALVDIGGGTTDVAIFKDGIIRHTAVIPMGGNIITEDIKEGCGILGRQAEMLKVEFGSAWPGENRDNEIVSIPGIKGKEPKEITLKNLSKIIHARVSEIINLVFNTIKSYGHEEHKKKLIAGIVLTGGGSQLKHIQQLVEYITGMDTRIGYPNEHLANNSDTKIISPIYATSIGLVMSAIDYEAEEIIRQKMEAIKEVTPPQPEVVYQESPISENFDTFQEENTENQEEVKRKPRGFWEGVGRRIKDFLDSSDE
- a CDS encoding cell division protein FtsQ/DivIB, with protein sequence MKPKLRKILKIITIILLPVSLQIFASSRNNARIIKEVRVDHQSSDMYITDETVRRMVLNNSHNANQLGVLKLNEIEKLLDNHAMVEKSEVFCTIDGILNVSVKQRQPIARFYEDGKFFYMDSQGKKMPLSDSFSARVPLITGNVDEKYWENTYDLIKFIQNDEFLTKNITEIKVKRNGEYEFHMRVASFVVIWGDLEEMEQKKANLKAFYKQMEKSKTLNVYKIVNLKYSNQVVCTK
- the murC gene encoding UDP-N-acetylmuramate--L-alanine ligase, which produces MKINFNNIKNVYFIGIGGIGMSALARYFKAIGKNVCGYDRTPTEITDTLESEGIKVHFTENEANIPTDFRNIEDTLVVYTPAVPKTHAELIFFQVNGYQAFKRSEILGMITENSFCLAVAGTHGKTTTSSILAHILVESGASVSAFLGGIAENFNSNLVLHGSEFTVVEADEFDRSFLRLSPDIACITSMDADHLDIYGNKEEFEKGFRDFAGKIEKDENRIVCNGLKINGKTYGLEDNSDFSFQNIHIENGMYHFDFHYANNVLKDYEFPKPGRHNLSNALAAVAMGVRAGFPAEKLLSALATFKGVKRRFSYIIKEKDFVFIDDYAHHPSEINALFQAVDEMYPKIEKTIVFQPHLFTRTRDFMDEFAESLSKFDDVILLDIYPARELPIEGITSEKLLEKIRSKQKVLVSKEGLIPLLKEKQPKLLLTIGAGDIGAEVERIKKAFS
- the murG gene encoding undecaprenyldiphospho-muramoylpentapeptide beta-N-acetylglucosaminyltransferase, with the translated sequence MKRFIISGGGTGGHIYPAIAIANEIKRRLPDAEILFVGAENRMEMQKVPQAGFPIKGLWISGLQRKLTFDNLMFPLKLASSLWKARKIIKKFRPDVVIGTGGYASAPTLKAAEWLGIPTVIQEQNSYAGVTNKWVCQKAAKICVAYDDMEKFFPREKIVKTGNPVRADLLDISEKRKETQLFFSLNPDKKTLLVLGGSLGARRINQLIESNLTLFEKLNVQVLWQCGKLYFEEYKKYNSESIKVLQFIDRMDFAYASADVIISRAGASSVSELCIVGKPVIFIPSPNVAEDHQTKNAQAVAKKQGCILIRESELDSQFETTFSQLILDENLKKNLSENIKKLAQPNATKDIVDIILNYSKIK